The sequence CCGTCACGGCCATTGTCACGATCTTCACGACGCTCTTTGCGACGGTTCTTATCACGCTCAATAGCAGCGATCATTGGGTCTTCGCCAACGTAGAATAGTGGGCTCTTACCTTGCTGACGCTTAAGAAGCATTGCAGCTAGAGTAGCAGCATCAACTTCTAGAGACTCTTGCAGAGTAGAGATAAGGCCTGCAAAGTTTTCTAGAGCTTTGCTTTCTTTCTCAGTTTCAAGCTCAGCGCCAAGCTTAGCAACACGTGCAGCAGCAACTTCGTCACGTTGTGGAAGTTGGATTTCTTCCATTTGAGACTTAGTTACACGCTCGATAGTGCGAAGCATACGAATTTGGTTAGTGCGAACTAGTAGGATCGCTTTACCTTTACGTCCAGCACGGCCAGTACGACCAATACGGTGGATGTAAGATTCAACATCGAATGGGATGTCGTAGTTGAATACGTGAGTAATACGTGGAACATCAAGACCACGAGCTACAACGTCAGTTGCAACTAGGATGTCGATAACACCTTGTTTGATGTGATCAACAGTGCGCTCACGTAGAGACTGAGGAATATCACCGTGCAGTGCAGCAGCTTTGAAGCCACGTGCAGATAGCCAATCAGCTAGACGCTCAGTATCTTGACGAGTACGTACGAATACGATTGACGCGTCAGTTTCTTCAGTTTCAAGAAGACGAGACATTGCTTCGTCTTTCTCTACGCCTTTAACAACCCAGTAATTCTGCGCTACTTTGTCAACTGTGTGGTTAGTACCAGCAACGTCAACTCTAGCCGGGTTACGTAGGTAACGGTCAACAATAGTCTTAACCATTGGAGGCATAGTTGCAGAGAAAAGTACACGCTGTGCAGTTTCTGGAGCTTGCTCTAGGATCCAAGTAACATCATCTACAAAGCCCATTTTCAGCATTTCATCTGCTTCATCAAGAACAAATGTATGTGCTTCATCTAGGTGTAGACGGTCACGAGTTAGTAAGTCTTTAACACGACCTGGAGTACCAACAACAATGTGAGCACCGCGGCTTAGAGCACGCATTTGGTCAACAATTGAAGCACCACCATAGATTTCAAGAACTTTAAGACCGTTGATGTCACGACCTAAGTTTTTGATTTCCGCAGCAACTTGAATCGCTAGCTCACGAGTAGGAGCCATGATGATTGCTTGTGGTTTGTGTTGGTTCAGGTTGATTTTGTTAAGTAAAGGCAGAGAGAATGCTGCTGTTTTACCAGTACCAGTCTGTGCTTTACCTAGTGCGTCACGGCCTTCAAGAAGAAGAGGAATAGCTGCTGCTTGGATTGGAGTCGGAGAAACGAAACCCATGCTATCAAGAGCTGAAAGAATGTTATCGTTAAGGGCTAATTCATTAAATTGAATTACAGATTCGGACATTGGGATCCCACTATATATAAGTAAACAAAAGGTCCCGGGAGCTCTATCAATTCCAATACTGATCCAATCAGATACTGATTCCATTCAGAGTTACGAAGCAGTAATAAAACACTTCAAGCCATTAGGGACGTCTAAGGGAGGCGGATTATTCCCTAAATGCATAAAAAAAGCCAGAAAAAATTGAAATACATCACATATTTTTCGGTTTTACATCAATACTGGCTATCATATCGTCAAAACTTGATGAATATCTCGTCACAGCACCAAACTTCGAGCAAATTGACCTAGTTAAATAAGAGGGCAATTAATTTACGCTCACTTCGCCTTTCAGTAGTAATCAAGCCTCGCAATGATTATAGTGTGCTCAATTGTCCTCGATAGATAAAAGTCAAATGTTTCAAGATAATCCTCTACTCGCTCAACTCAAACAGCAAATCCAAGAAACCCTCCCTAAAAAGGAAGGTACAATCAAAGCCACTGAAAAAGGGTTTGGTTTTCTCGAAGTCGATAACAAGACCAGTTTCTTTATCCCGCCGCCATACATGAAGAAATGTGTGCACGGTGACAAAGTTATTGCCATCATTCGCACCGAGAAAGATCGCGAAGTAGCAGAGCCTGAGGAATTGATTGAACAGGGCCTTACTCGTTTTATTGCTCGAGTGAAGTTGTTTAAAGGTCGTTTGAACGTAGTTCCTGATCACCCACAACTGAAAAAGCTGCAACTAAAAGCGAAAGCAAAGAAGGGCCTAAACCCTGAAACGCTAAAAGAAGGCGACTGGGTTGTGGCTCATATCGTTCAACACCCGTTAAAAGGTGACAACGGATTCTTGGCTCAAATCTCTGAAAAAATCACAGACGCTGACGACAAGATTGCACCTTGGTGGGTAACACTTGCTCAAAACGATCTACCAAACAGCGAGCCAGAAGGTATCGATGATTGGAAGATCAACGATGACGCCGATCTTGAACGTATCGACATGACACACATCCCTTTTGTGACCATTGATGGTGAAAGCACAAAAGATATGGATGATGCGCTTTACGCGAAGAAGAAAGAGAACGGTGATTTTGAACTGACTATCGCGATTGCTGATCCAACGGCTTACATCTCTCCAGATGATGCTATGGATAAAGTGGCTCGCGATCGTGGTTTCACGATTTACCTTCCAGGCCGTAACATTCCAATGTTGCCTCGTGATCTGGCTGACAACTTATGTTCACTAATAGAGAACGAAGTTCGCCCTGCACTTTGCTGCACGGTAACAGTATCTAAAGATGGCGTTATCGGTGATGACATTAACTTCTTCGCTGCAAACATCAAATCTCACGCTCGTCTTGCTTACGACAATGTATCTGACTGGCTAGAAACTGGTGCATCAGAGAAGTGGCAACCATCAGAAGAAATCGCTGCGATTCTTTCTGACCTTCACCAATTTGCTCAAGCGCGTTCAGCGTGGCGTTCAGCGAATGCGGTTGTGTTCCCAGATCGCCCTGACTACCGCTTTGAGCTTAGCGAAGATAACGATGTTGTTGCTATCCACGCTGACATGCGTCGCAGTGCGAACAAGCTGGTTGAAGAATCTATGATCAGCGCGAACATCTGTGCAGGCCGAATACTAAAAGAAAGCTTTAACCAAGGCGTCTTTAACTGTCACTCTGGTTTTAAAGCTGAGAAATTAGCAGACGTTCTGGAGCTGGTTAACCCAGAAGCAGAAACACCGTTTACAGAAGAGCAAATCGTTTCTCTGGAAGGTTTTGCTACTCTGCGTCGTTGGTTAGGTTCACTAGACAACAGCTACTACGACAACCGTATTCGTAAATTCCAAGCGTACAGCGAGATCAGCAATGAGCCTGCACCACACTACGCGATGGGATTGGACATTTACGCGACGTGGACGTCTCCAATTCGTAAATACGGCGACATGATTAACCACCGTATGCTTAAGGCTCACATCCTTGGTAAAGCGCCAATTCAAACACCAGATGAAACTATCGGTGATGAACTTGCCCTGCACCGCCGTCACCACGGTATGGCTGAACGTAACGTTGGCGATTGGTTGTATGCTCGTACTCTAGCGAATGCTCCAGCTGAAGAAACTCGCTTCCAAGCAGAAATCTTCGACATTAACCGTGCTGGTATGCGCGTGCGCTTACTTGATAATGGTGCAGCGGCATTTATCCCTGGCTCTCTCATTCTTAATAATAAAGAAAGAATAGAGTGCAACGGTGATATGGGTACTGTATCTATCGATAAAGAAATGGTATACAAACTGGGAGACGTTTTAGAAGTAGTTCTCTCAGAAGTTAATCAGGAAAACCGTAACTTGGTAGCAAAACCTACACAAGTATTTGCGGACTTGCCTAGCGAGCCTGAACCGACAAATGAAACCGAAGCTTAAAAGCTTAGGGCTTTCAAGGTTAAGGCTTTAAAGGTTCACTTCTAAAGGCGCTAATTATTAGCGCCTTTTTTTGTAAATGTCTCATGCTTAAACAATACTAAAACCAATAAGCAACTCGTTTACAACGTCAAAGAAGCACACTATGTCATCGATAACAGTTACTCAATTTAGAAACTTTATTCCCAGGAAACGGGAACGTTACCCCGCCTCTAAAAACGGTATTTTCATCGTTTCGAAAGGCAGTATTTCTTTCACTCTACCTAATGGCACCGAAGCTTCACTTCAAGCTGGTGATTTCACGCTATACAACTCCGGCCAAATTAAAGACATCGACGTTGATACTGATAATGGTGAATTCAGCGCCACTTGCTTAGACTTCGATTTATCGATATTCCAGAAGTTCATCAACCAGTCTGGAGATCTTGAGTCGTTACGCGTCCCTCAGGAATACATCAAGTTCGACCGAGCTGACATCCAAATTCGGGAGCTGAAAGAGCTAACTATGTCTCTCGCTGATTCTTCTCCTAAAAATGACTACGCACTCACCCAACTGGGCTTAGCTCTGCTTTCTTTGATGGTTGAGAAGCACCCTGCTCTACTCGTGATCATTGCTCGAGCTGCAAGGCTTACCGTCACGCAGAAAGTTATCCACTACATAGAACAGAACATCGAAAACAATATTTCGTTAGACACGTTAGCCAGTTACATGGGCATGTCTCCCGCGACACTGAAGCGACGTCTATCCGCTGAAGACCTTTCTTTTTCAAACCTTTTGAAAATCAAACGTATTGCTCATGCCGCCACCCAACTCAGAACATCCGCTAAATCGATCACACAGATAGCTTAT comes from Vibrio bathopelagicus and encodes:
- a CDS encoding helix-turn-helix domain-containing protein; translation: MSSITVTQFRNFIPRKRERYPASKNGIFIVSKGSISFTLPNGTEASLQAGDFTLYNSGQIKDIDVDTDNGEFSATCLDFDLSIFQKFINQSGDLESLRVPQEYIKFDRADIQIRELKELTMSLADSSPKNDYALTQLGLALLSLMVEKHPALLVIIARAARLTVTQKVIHYIEQNIENNISLDTLASYMGMSPATLKRRLSAEDLSFSNLLKIKRIAHAATQLRTSAKSITQIAYESGFKSAAHFSTAFKTYHGKTPKDFRSLIAQSQQPQTRFKT
- a CDS encoding DEAD/DEAH box helicase, whose translation is MESVSDWISIGIDRAPGTFCLLIYSGIPMSESVIQFNELALNDNILSALDSMGFVSPTPIQAAAIPLLLEGRDALGKAQTGTGKTAAFSLPLLNKINLNQHKPQAIIMAPTRELAIQVAAEIKNLGRDINGLKVLEIYGGASIVDQMRALSRGAHIVVGTPGRVKDLLTRDRLHLDEAHTFVLDEADEMLKMGFVDDVTWILEQAPETAQRVLFSATMPPMVKTIVDRYLRNPARVDVAGTNHTVDKVAQNYWVVKGVEKDEAMSRLLETEETDASIVFVRTRQDTERLADWLSARGFKAAALHGDIPQSLRERTVDHIKQGVIDILVATDVVARGLDVPRITHVFNYDIPFDVESYIHRIGRTGRAGRKGKAILLVRTNQIRMLRTIERVTKSQMEEIQLPQRDEVAAARVAKLGAELETEKESKALENFAGLISTLQESLEVDAATLAAMLLKRQQGKSPLFYVGEDPMIAAIERDKNRRKERREDRDNGRDGGGRNFNTQDWDTYQLQVGREQGVQVKDIVGALANELGLTKGSIGAIKLDQGSTYVQLPKAMNSETAGKLSKLRIRQKEAGAVVVDFNDFREPRRGGGGRDGNRGGRDGGRGGRDGGGYRGNREGGNREGGNREGGNGGRGGYRGNRDGARDGNSAGGRDGERRFDRNRGGDHRGNHRGERGHGNAAGNGGNRGRRPERSEG
- the rnb gene encoding exoribonuclease II yields the protein MFQDNPLLAQLKQQIQETLPKKEGTIKATEKGFGFLEVDNKTSFFIPPPYMKKCVHGDKVIAIIRTEKDREVAEPEELIEQGLTRFIARVKLFKGRLNVVPDHPQLKKLQLKAKAKKGLNPETLKEGDWVVAHIVQHPLKGDNGFLAQISEKITDADDKIAPWWVTLAQNDLPNSEPEGIDDWKINDDADLERIDMTHIPFVTIDGESTKDMDDALYAKKKENGDFELTIAIADPTAYISPDDAMDKVARDRGFTIYLPGRNIPMLPRDLADNLCSLIENEVRPALCCTVTVSKDGVIGDDINFFAANIKSHARLAYDNVSDWLETGASEKWQPSEEIAAILSDLHQFAQARSAWRSANAVVFPDRPDYRFELSEDNDVVAIHADMRRSANKLVEESMISANICAGRILKESFNQGVFNCHSGFKAEKLADVLELVNPEAETPFTEEQIVSLEGFATLRRWLGSLDNSYYDNRIRKFQAYSEISNEPAPHYAMGLDIYATWTSPIRKYGDMINHRMLKAHILGKAPIQTPDETIGDELALHRRHHGMAERNVGDWLYARTLANAPAEETRFQAEIFDINRAGMRVRLLDNGAAAFIPGSLILNNKERIECNGDMGTVSIDKEMVYKLGDVLEVVLSEVNQENRNLVAKPTQVFADLPSEPEPTNETEA